One window from the genome of Magnolia sinica isolate HGM2019 chromosome 4, MsV1, whole genome shotgun sequence encodes:
- the LOC131243139 gene encoding DNA replication licensing factor MCM2-like, with the protein MAEKWSDSRIVRDEPDDADDEEEGEDLCNDNYMEDYRRMDEHDQYESVGLDDSMEDERDIDQIMEDRRAAEVELDAKEGNMGPVSQKLPRFYMIKTQMMKLITGTQKGLELISGRQEDQEAMMILMAEHQVHLEDHREDIQETMCQ; encoded by the exons ATGGCCGAAAAATGGTCGGATTCCCGGATTGTACGCGACGAGCCTGATGACgctgatgatgaggaagaaggagaagatctcTGCAACGACAATTACATGGA AGATTACCGTCGGATGGATGAGCATGATCAGTACGAATCGGTGGGCCTGGACGATTCGATGGAGGATGAGAGGGATATTGATCAGATCATGGAGGACCGGAGGGCAGCAGAGGTGGAGCTCGATGCGAAAGAAGGAAACATGGGACCGGTGAGTCAGAAGCTCCCTCGCTTCTACATGATCAAG ACACAGATGATGAAATTAATTACAGGCACCCAAAAAGGTCTAGAGCTGATTTCAGGCCGCCAAGAGGACCAAGAAGCTATGATGATACTGATGGCGGAACACCAAGTTCACCTGGAAGATCACAGAGAGGACATTCAAGAGACGATGTGCCAATGA